A single window of Jiangella alkaliphila DNA harbors:
- a CDS encoding type IV secretion system protein has protein sequence MIDRGACDLLVISWGCDLVGDAASGMAEDLITAVAAAVFGFAVTLLGWVWTAIEETTTPVTDADWLYEWAGRIFGITLPITVALLILQVITIVLRDGGARDGVGRAVARAGAAVFGTAVSLPVIHLLTSAVDALGTDLTAATFGDMDQVGDRLQQVFATVAVIDQATGGLNYGLLGGGSVIAGAVAFIIFGILLVLGAIAVWGALLVRSMLLYVVIVMGPIAIMGLAWQYTSGWFRSWIAVVNALVWTKLAVMVVFGLGVSAIAGADFGSDGPGAVGVLLSGALMMLMAALVPIACYSFMSFVGDEVHASVLHRGGISAAAAGRAAVARADPAQILRRTSRHGSTADDTDTTTTSDPRASRRPGIISRPAPTADQRQPAPMSATAAGGQARAGDVDGGPDRQEHRPRQTGWWPSSQVGDDTKRQDQGSARNSRASADIADVVDARGERAGGTPRAAATHPAPSHSAPVDVEVADEPPAPEPTHAADRLRAATADAPSAQPHETEHG, from the coding sequence GTGATCGACCGCGGCGCCTGCGATCTACTGGTCATCAGCTGGGGCTGCGACCTGGTCGGTGACGCGGCCTCCGGGATGGCCGAGGACCTGATCACCGCGGTGGCCGCGGCGGTGTTCGGGTTCGCGGTCACCCTCCTCGGCTGGGTGTGGACGGCGATCGAGGAGACCACCACCCCGGTCACCGACGCGGACTGGCTCTACGAGTGGGCCGGCAGGATCTTCGGGATCACGCTGCCGATCACCGTCGCCCTGCTGATCCTGCAGGTCATCACCATCGTCCTGCGAGACGGCGGCGCCCGCGACGGTGTCGGCCGGGCGGTGGCCCGAGCCGGTGCCGCCGTCTTCGGAACCGCCGTGTCCCTCCCCGTGATCCACCTGCTCACCTCCGCCGTCGACGCGCTCGGCACCGACCTCACGGCAGCGACCTTCGGCGACATGGATCAGGTAGGCGACCGCCTCCAGCAGGTGTTCGCCACCGTCGCCGTCATCGACCAGGCCACCGGCGGGCTCAACTACGGGCTGCTCGGTGGCGGCAGCGTCATCGCCGGCGCCGTGGCGTTCATCATCTTCGGGATCCTGCTCGTCCTCGGCGCGATCGCGGTGTGGGGCGCGTTGCTGGTCCGGTCGATGCTGCTCTACGTCGTCATCGTGATGGGCCCGATCGCGATCATGGGCCTGGCCTGGCAGTACACCAGCGGCTGGTTCCGCTCCTGGATCGCCGTGGTCAACGCGCTGGTGTGGACGAAGCTGGCCGTGATGGTGGTCTTCGGGCTGGGCGTGTCGGCCATCGCCGGAGCGGACTTCGGCAGCGACGGCCCAGGCGCGGTCGGTGTCCTGCTGTCCGGGGCACTCATGATGCTCATGGCCGCCCTCGTCCCGATTGCCTGCTACTCCTTCATGTCGTTCGTCGGTGACGAGGTCCACGCCAGCGTCCTGCACCGCGGCGGCATCAGCGCCGCCGCGGCCGGACGCGCCGCGGTCGCACGAGCAGACCCCGCCCAGATCCTGCGCCGGACGAGCCGGCATGGATCCACCGCCGACGACACCGACACCACCACGACCTCGGACCCGCGGGCATCCCGCCGCCCGGGCATCATTTCGCGCCCGGCACCTACCGCCGACCAACGCCAACCGGCGCCAATGTCCGCCACCGCTGCCGGTGGTCAGGCACGAGCCGGCGACGTCGACGGCGGGCCGGACCGGCAGGAACATCGGCCACGGCAGACCGGCTGGTGGCCGTCCTCCCAGGTCGGGGACGACACCAAGCGCCAGGATCAGGGATCTGCACGCAACTCACGCGCCTCGGCGGATATCGCGGACGTCGTGGACGCTCGCGGCGAGCGCGCCGGCGGCACCCCACGCGCCGCCGCCACGCATCCGGCGCCGTCACACTCCGCCCCTGTGGATGTTGAGGTGGCGGACGAACCGCCGGCTCCGGAGCCCACGCACGCAGCCGACCGGCTCCGCGCCGCCACGGCCGACGCCCCGAGCGCCCAGCCGCACGAGACCGAACACGGATGA